The following DNA comes from Deinococcus sp. YIM 134068.
GCCGACAGCCGACCCAATGGCTAGGCTCACGACCCGCTACATCTGCAATTCCTGCGGCTACCAGTCGGCCAAACCGCTGGGCCGCTGCCCAAACTGCCAGGCGTGGAACTCCTTTGAGGAGGAGGTGCCCACCGCCGCCGTCGGCAAGGTCCGAGCGGGTGGAGCAGGTGGTTATGGCGGCATTTCCGGCGGCAAGCTCACGCCCCTCTCCACCGTCGGACGGCGCGAGGAACCCCGCCTCCCCAGTGGCATCCCCGAACTCGACCGGGTGCTGGGGGGCGGGTTGGTCGCGGGCGGCGTGACCCTCATCGGCGGTGAACCCGGCATCGGCAAGAGCACGCTGCTCCTTCAGGTCGCGGACAAGCTCGCCGTGCAGGGCCAGACGGTCCTCTACGTCGCGGGCGAGGAGTCGCTGGAGCAGATTCGCCTGCGCGCCGACCGCCTCGGCGTCGAGGGCGACATTCACCTCACCCGCGACACGCGGGCCGAGCACGTCGCCGCCCTGATGGCCGAACATAAACCCGCCCTGTGCATCGTGGACTCCATCCAGACGGTGACGGTGGAGGGCGACGGCACTCCCGGCGGCGTGGCCCAGGTCCGCGAGGGGACCGCGCTGCTCACCCGCGCCGCGAAGGAGACGGGCACTGCGACCGTCCTTGTCGGCCACGTGACGAAGGAGGGCACCGTCGCCGGGCCGAAGGTGATGGAGCATATCGTGGACACGACGGTCTTTCTGGAGACGGTCGGCTCGTTCCGGCTGCTCCGTTCTGTGAAGAACCGCTTCGGGCAGGCGGGCGAACTCGGCGTCTTCGAGATGCGGGGCGAGGGCCTCGTCGCCGTGGAGAACCCCTCGGAGGCCTTCCTCGCCGAGCGGCCCGTGGGCGTGCCCGGCTCGGTCGTCGCCGCGACCATCGACGGGCAGCGGCCCATGCTGCTGGAGGTCCAGGCCCTCGCCGCCAAGACGCCCTACCCCAACCCGCGCCGGGTGGTCGTCGGCCTCGACCCCCGGCGGGTGGACGTGGTGCTCGCCGTGCTGGAGCGCCGCCTCGACCTCACATTGGGGGGGCTGGACGTATACGTGAACCTCGCGGGCGGCCTCAAGGTCGCCGATCCCGGCCTCGACCTGCCCGTGGCGCTGGCGGTGTACTCCGCCGTCGTGGGCCGCGCTCTGCCCGGTCACGTCGCCGTCTTCGGGGAGGTCGGGCTGGCGGGCGAGGTCCGCTCCACGCAGGGCAGCCTTCGCCGCGCCGAGGAGGCCACCCGCGCGGGCTACCGCAGCCTCATCGTTCCGCCCGGCCTGGACGGGCGCGAGGGCGTCCGCAGCGTGGAGGAGGCCGTCGCGCTGGTCTGGAAGACGGCGGGCTGAGCGTTTCTTTGCCGCTTGATACAGGATTGGTCAAGGAAAGGGACGCTCCTTGCAATGTGCGGCGGCACGCCCGGAGGCAGACTGTTTCCTATGAAGAATGGAACGCTGAAGCTGCTGGCCCTGACCGCCCTCCTCGCCCTGCCCGTGAGCGCCTTCGCCCAGACGGAAACGGAAGCGACGGGGACCACGACCGAAACGACGACGGATACGGTCACCGACATCACCACCACGGATACCGCGACCGACACCGCAACGGATACGGCGACCGACACGACAACCACCGACACCGCGACGGACACGACCACAACCGAAACCAATACTGACTCCGGAACCGACTGGGGCTGGCTCGGCCTCGCCGGGTTGCTTGGCCTCGCCGGATTGGCGGGCCGGAACGCCGCGAACGCGAACCGCCGCTGAGTCACCCATGAGAAAGCCGCCGCCCGAAGCATGGGCGGCGGCTTGTCTTTTGCTGACGGCTGATTGCTGAAGGCTCTTAGTTCAACACCCCAGTGTCGAACCGGAACTTCTGCCCGTCGTAATCCACCACGAGCGTGGAGTTGTCCTGCACGTGCCCACTCAGAATCTCGCGGGCCAGGGGCGTCTCGACCTCGCGGGCGATGGCGCGCTTGAGGGGGCGGGCACCGAAGGCTGGGTCGTAGCCGATCTGGGCCAGTCGGTCCTTCGCGGTGTCCGTGAGGTGCAGCGTGACGCGGCGCTCGGCGAGCCTCTTGCGGAGGCCCTGCATCTGGATGTCCACGATCTTGTGGAGGTCTGCGGGCGTCAGCGCGTCGAAGACGATGATGTCGTCCACGCGGTTGAGGAACTCGGGGCGGAAGTGCGCTTGCAGGGCACCCATCACCCGGTCCTGGATGCTCTCGGCGCTCTCGCCCAGCGCCTGCGCCTCCAGGATCAGCGGCGACCCGATGTTGCTCGTCAGGATGATCAGCGTGTTGCGGAAGTCCACGGTGCGGCCCTGCCCGTCGGTGAGGCGTCCGTCGTCCAGCACCTGCAGCAGCACGTTGAACACGTCCGGGTGGGCCTTCTCGATCTCGTCGAGCAGGATCACCGCGTAGGGGCGGCGGCGCACGGCCTCCGTCAGTTGGCCGCCCTCCTCGTAGCCCACGTAGCCGGGAGGTGCCCCGATCAATCGGGCGACCGTGTGCTTCTCCATGTACTCGGACATGTCGAGGCGGACCATCGCGTCACTTGAGTCGAACAGGAACTCCGCCAGCGCCTTCGCCAGCTCGGTCTTGCCCACGCCCGTCGGCCCGAGGAACATGAAGGAGCCGAGGGGACGGTTCGGGTCGCTCAATCCCGCCCGCGAGCGGCGGATAGCGTCGGCCACGCTTACGATGGCGCGGTCCTGCCCGATCACGCGCCCGTGAAGCTGCTCCTCCAGCCGCAGCAGCTTCTCGCGCTCGCCCTCCACGAGCTTGGACACCGGAATGCCCGTCCAGCGGCTGATGACGGCGGCGATGTCCTCCTCCGTCACCTCCATGTGGGCGAACTCGGCCCCCTTGAGCTTGCGCTCGAGGTCCTGCACCTCGCGCTCAAGCTGCGGCAGCCGCCCGTACTCCAGCTCGGCGGCCCGCGCCAGGTCGTACTCGCGCCGCGCCTTCTCGATGTCGGTGCGGACCTGATCGAGCGCCTCTCGCTTCTCGCGCAGAACCTGAACCTCCCCGCGCTCCGCCTCCCAGCGCCCCCGCACCTCGGCGAGGTCGTCGGTGACGGCTTTCAGCGTCTCCTCGATATCGAGCAGTCGGTTCTGGCTGTCCTGGTCCTTCTCGCGCTTCAAGGCCTCGCGCTCGATCTCCAGTTGGAGCTTGCGGCGCTGGAGCTGGTCAATGCGCTCCGGGCTGGACTCCAGCGCCATGCGGAGGCGGGCCGCCGACTCGTCGATCAGGTCAATCGCCTTGTCGGGCAACTGGCGGTCGGAGATGTAGCGGTGCGAGAGCTGCGCCGCCGCCACGAGCGCCGGATCGGTGATCTCGACGTTGTGGTGGACCTGATACCGCTCCTTGATCCCGCGCAGGATGGAGATGGTGTCCTCCACGCTCGGCTCGTCCACGAACACGGGCTGGAAGCGCCGCTCCAGGGCGGGGTCCTTCTCGATCTCACGGTACTCGGCGAGGGTCGTCGCGCCGATGAGGTGCAGCTCGCCACGTGCCAGCGCGGGCTTGAGCATGTTGCCCGCGTCGGGACTGCCCTCGGTCTTGCCCGCGCCGACGATGGTGTGAATCTCGTCCACGAAGAGGATGACCTCGCCCGCCGACGCGACCACCTCGTCAATGACGCCCTTGAGCCGTTCCTCGAACTCGCCCCGGAACTTCGCCCCGGCGAGGAGGCTGCCCATCTCCAGCGAGACGATGCGCTTGTCCTTCAGGCCCTCGGGCACGTCGCCCTTCACGATGCGGATGGCGAGGCCCTCGGCGATGGCGGTCTTGCCCACGCCCGGCTCGCCGATCAGGACGGGATTGTTCTTCGTGCGCCTCAAGAGAATCTGCATCGCGCGGCGAATCTCCTCGTCGCGGCCAATCACGGGATCGAACTTGCCGTCTCGCGCCCTCTGCGTCAGGTCGGTCCCGTACTTGTTCAGGGCGTCGAATTGCTGTTCGGCGGTCTTGCTCGTCACGGTCTTTCCTTTCCGGGCCTGGGTGATGGCCCCGCGCAGAACACTTTCGGCGGGAAGGACCTGCCCCCGGTACTCCCCCCGCAGCGCGAGCAGCAGGGCATCGGCGGCGACGAAGGAGTCACCCAATTCCTTCGCCACGCCCTCCGCCTTCTGCAAGGCGCGGTTCAGCGCCGGATCGAGATACAGGTTGTCGCCACCCCCCTGCACGCGCGGGAGCTTGCCGAGTTCGGCATCCAGCGCGGAGCGGAGCGTGGTCAGGTCGCCCCCGGCGGCGGTGATCGCGCGGGCGGCGGTGTCGTTGTCGGTCAGGGCGCGCAGCACGTGTGCGACGGTCAGATTCTGTTGGTGGTTGGATTGTGCCAGCCCCTGCGCGGCGGCGAGGGCCTGCGTCGCGGCTTCGGTGAAACGTTCGGGATTCAAGAGAACCTCCTCAAGTCTCCCTATTCT
Coding sequences within:
- a CDS encoding WGxxGxxG family protein translates to MKNGTLKLLALTALLALPVSAFAQTETEATGTTTETTTDTVTDITTTDTATDTATDTATDTTTTDTATDTTTTETNTDSGTDWGWLGLAGLLGLAGLAGRNAANANRR
- the radA gene encoding DNA repair protein RadA; this encodes MARLTTRYICNSCGYQSAKPLGRCPNCQAWNSFEEEVPTAAVGKVRAGGAGGYGGISGGKLTPLSTVGRREEPRLPSGIPELDRVLGGGLVAGGVTLIGGEPGIGKSTLLLQVADKLAVQGQTVLYVAGEESLEQIRLRADRLGVEGDIHLTRDTRAEHVAALMAEHKPALCIVDSIQTVTVEGDGTPGGVAQVREGTALLTRAAKETGTATVLVGHVTKEGTVAGPKVMEHIVDTTVFLETVGSFRLLRSVKNRFGQAGELGVFEMRGEGLVAVENPSEAFLAERPVGVPGSVVAATIDGQRPMLLEVQALAAKTPYPNPRRVVVGLDPRRVDVVLAVLERRLDLTLGGLDVYVNLAGGLKVADPGLDLPVALAVYSAVVGRALPGHVAVFGEVGLAGEVRSTQGSLRRAEEATRAGYRSLIVPPGLDGREGVRSVEEAVALVWKTAG
- the clpB gene encoding ATP-dependent chaperone ClpB, translating into MNPERFTEAATQALAAAQGLAQSNHQQNLTVAHVLRALTDNDTAARAITAAGGDLTTLRSALDAELGKLPRVQGGGDNLYLDPALNRALQKAEGVAKELGDSFVAADALLLALRGEYRGQVLPAESVLRGAITQARKGKTVTSKTAEQQFDALNKYGTDLTQRARDGKFDPVIGRDEEIRRAMQILLRRTKNNPVLIGEPGVGKTAIAEGLAIRIVKGDVPEGLKDKRIVSLEMGSLLAGAKFRGEFEERLKGVIDEVVASAGEVILFVDEIHTIVGAGKTEGSPDAGNMLKPALARGELHLIGATTLAEYREIEKDPALERRFQPVFVDEPSVEDTISILRGIKERYQVHHNVEITDPALVAAAQLSHRYISDRQLPDKAIDLIDESAARLRMALESSPERIDQLQRRKLQLEIEREALKREKDQDSQNRLLDIEETLKAVTDDLAEVRGRWEAERGEVQVLREKREALDQVRTDIEKARREYDLARAAELEYGRLPQLEREVQDLERKLKGAEFAHMEVTEEDIAAVISRWTGIPVSKLVEGEREKLLRLEEQLHGRVIGQDRAIVSVADAIRRSRAGLSDPNRPLGSFMFLGPTGVGKTELAKALAEFLFDSSDAMVRLDMSEYMEKHTVARLIGAPPGYVGYEEGGQLTEAVRRRPYAVILLDEIEKAHPDVFNVLLQVLDDGRLTDGQGRTVDFRNTLIILTSNIGSPLILEAQALGESAESIQDRVMGALQAHFRPEFLNRVDDIIVFDALTPADLHKIVDIQMQGLRKRLAERRVTLHLTDTAKDRLAQIGYDPAFGARPLKRAIAREVETPLAREILSGHVQDNSTLVVDYDGQKFRFDTGVLN